In Primulina huaijiensis isolate GDHJ02 chromosome 6, ASM1229523v2, whole genome shotgun sequence, a single window of DNA contains:
- the LOC140979445 gene encoding CBS domain-containing protein CBSX3, mitochondrial-like has product MMLRALRAMFFDESILKAASRRHTCLVASSMQPHMLARHESTSAARIEEHGFESTTISDILTAKGENANGSWLWCKTDDTVYDAVKSMTQHNVGALLVVKSGEQKSIAGIVTERDYLRKMIVQGRSSKTTKVGDIMTEENKLITVTPDTKVLKAMELMTNNRIRHIPVVNESGMIGMVSIGDVVRAVVGEHRDELNRLNEFIKGGY; this is encoded by the exons ATGATGCTTCGTGCGCTTCGAGCAATGTTCTTCGACGAAAGCATTCTCAAGGCTGCTTCTCGGCGCCACACGTGTTTGGTGGCTTCGTCTATGCAGCCTCATATGCTTGCACGCCATGAATCAACATCAGCTGCCCGCATAGAAGAGCATGGTTTTGAAAGCACCACTATTTCTGATATTCTGACTGCTAAAGGGGAAAACGCAAATGGGTCCTGGCTTTGGTGCAAGACAGATGACACTGTTTATGATGCCGTGAAGTCT ATGACACAACACAATGTAGGAGCTTTATTGGTTGTCAAATCTGGGGAGCAGAAGTCAATTGCCGGAATTGTCACAGAAAGAG ATTATCTGAGGAAAATGATTGTACAGGGAAGATCATCCAAAACAACTAAGGTTGGAGACATCATGACTGAAGAG AACAAGCTTATTACGGTAACACCAGATACCAAAGTCCTGAAGGCAATGGAACTCATGACCA ATAATCGGATCAGGCACATTCCAGTGGTTAATGAGAGTGGAATGATTGGCATGGTGTCGATTGGAGATGTGGTTCGTGCTGTGGTGGGCGAGCATCGTGATGAATTGAATCGCTTGAATGAATTTATAAAAGGTGGTTActag